Part of the Thermococcus sp. 18S1 genome, GGACTTCCTCTGTAACGCCGGCGGTGTTACCGTCAGCTACTTCGAGTGGGTCCAGAACATCAACGGCTTCTACTGGACCGTCGAGGAGACCAGGAAGAGGCTCGACGACAAGATGACCAAGGCCTTCTGGGACGTCTACAACACCCACAAGGAGAAGGCCATCCCGATGAGGGATGCCGCCTACGTCGTCGCTGTCCAGAGGGTCTACGACGCCATGAAGCACCGCGGATGGGTGAAGAAGTGATTTCTTCTCCCTTTTCTATTCGTTTCTGCTCTTCTAAAATGAGATACTGAAGAACGTTCTAGAGCTTTTTGCCCCTCTCCTGGTAGAGCCTCGATATTGCCTGCATCGCGGCCGCGACCATTATTCCGCTTAACGTCATGCCGAGCAGGGGGAGCACGAGGGCACAGAGGAACTTGGATACTGGTGTTGTGGGGGTTATGTCCCCGTAGCCGACTGTGAAGGCGGAGATGAATGCGAAGTAGATTCCGTTGCCAATTTTTAGGGACTCCTGGAAGGCAAGCACAACTCCGAAAATCACTATCAATGTAAAGAGGCCGAGGAGAATGCTTTTGACGTAGTAGAGAACCCTTAAAAATTCGTGAAGGAAGGTGCGAAAGCCTATGAGTTCTATTTCTAGCCCGTCCTCTTTCTCCATTCCCTCACACCTTCGCCCAGTACTCCTTCTCCTCGACCATCGCCCTTACCATCTCATCCTCGTCCTTGAACATCGTCCTCCGGGATGGGTTCTGCATGCCGTAGAACTCCATGAACGGGCTCGGGCGGCGCTTGAAGGGGTAGTAGAGGTATATCGCTGCCAGGGTTCTGTACGCCTCGGCCATCTCGCTGATAACGCCGGCGGAAACGCCTTCCGCGTAGTGGTAAACCGCTATGGCCTTGCTGACGTCGACTAGGTTGAAGTCCCTCTCTACGAGCTGGCGCCTCAGTATGT contains:
- a CDS encoding potassium channel family protein, whose amino-acid sequence is MEKEDGLEIELIGFRTFLHEFLRVLYYVKSILLGLFTLIVIFGVVLAFQESLKIGNGIYFAFISAFTVGYGDITPTTPVSKFLCALVLPLLGMTLSGIMVAAAMQAISRLYQERGKKL